The genomic window ATGTCAAAGCCTTGGACTGCTTTGGATTCTTTACAGAAATGGGCAAGTGTTGTTAGAGAACATATTGACAAATTGAAAATTCCtcctgaagaaatgaaagaaatggaacAAAAGTTGGTGAGAGATTTTCAAGAATATGTTGAACCAGGAGAAGATTTCCCAGCTTCCCCTCAGAGAAGAAGTACCGCGTCACAGGAGGACAGGGATGACAGCGTGCTCTTGCCTCTGGGTGCGGACACGCTCACACAGAACCTGGGCGTTCCAGTGCTAGTGGTGTGCACAAAGTGTGATGCCATTAGTGTGTTGGAGAAAGAACATGACTACAGAGATGAGCATTTTGATTTTATTCAGTCACATATCCGGAAGTTTTGTTTACAGTATGGTGCAGCACTTATATACActtcagtaaaagaaaataaaaatatagatttaGTATATAAGTACATCGTCCAGAAACTCTATGGATTTCCTTATAAGATTCCTGCTGTTGTTGTGGAAAAAGATGCAGTATTTATTCCAGCAGGGTGGGATAATGATAAGAAAATAGGAATATTACATGAAAACTTTCAAACGTTAAAAGCAGAAGATAATTTTGAAGACATCATAACTAAACCACCTGTCCGAAAGTTTGTGCATGAGAAGGAAATTATGGCGGAAGATGACCAAGTGTTTCTTATGAAGCTACAGTCCCTTTTAGCAAAGCAACCACCAACTGCAGCTGGAAGGCCTGTGGACGCCTCACCAAGAGTCCCAGGAGGCTCCCCTCGAACACCAAACAGATCTGTGTCATCCAACGTTGCTAGCGTGTCACCCATCCCTGCTGGGTCAAAAAAGATTGATCCAAACATGAAAGCTGGAGCTACAAGTGAAGGTGTCCTGGCAAATTTCTTTAACAGTTTGCTGAGTAAGAAGACTGGCTCCCCAGGAGGCCCTGGTGTTGGAGGTGGCCCTGGAGATGGGGCTGCGGGCGGAGGCGGCGGTTTACCATCGTCTGCCAAAAAGTCAGGCCAGAAGCCCGTCCTGTCAGACGTCCATGCGGAGCTGGACAGAATCGCACGGAAACCAGTGACAGTCTCCACTACCACACCTACATCTCCTGCGGAAGGAGAAGCTTCTTGAAGATGCCAAATAAAGCCATTTATTCACTTTCTGGGATAATGTAAACTTGCCTCTGCCTTCTCCTTCAGAAGTGGGATTAGGGAGCTGGAGTGCTTTTTCAGATGGActaaatttatgtcctttttttgtgtgtgtggttgcccattttttaataaaagggaaCTATACAGAAAAAATTATTCTACACTATGTAGGATTGCTGTTTGCATCGCCACTTTGCATAAGAAAGTAATTTTGGATTTTGAAAAACTCAAATTTATAGATGTGAAATACAGCCATGGGATCATATTCTGAAGGCTACTTAAAACATCTAGGAGGGTTTGGGAAGGGCAGAAAAATAATACGCTTTGGGCATTTGACTGACTTGGAAGTCCAAGCTTATTTTAGTTAAGACTGTTAAGAAATCTTTTAAAGAATTATGTAGTAGTTTTGCTGGAAAAGGATGATCAGTTGTCAGATTTTCCACCCCACCGTAACTATACCACCACACATGGAATGTGCTGAGAATCCTGTCAGGTAGCGTTGGATACACTAGTCACTGTCTTAATCCATGGTCCTATAAGTTATCAAAATGTGATTTAGAAACTTTGGTCAAGATTTGTTTCTTtaactgagaagaaaaagaaagcacgCTGCCtgaatggataaaagaaaaatgcagaGGTTAAAATGTAAAGAGGTATAACAGTCTGGATttgtctatatctatatatatatatatatttacctatatatatatatatatatatatgactctgCCTTAATATACCCCTTTTATGTTTGTGACTTTCAACTGTAATCAGTTAATAAAGTATTTattctctgcaaaaaaaaaaaaaaaactattgcttTTCCAACATTAACACACTTGCATATTTTTTGTACTGCTCCAACAGATGTATGTGTTGGAGACACTCAATTTATTCTCCATGTCCATTATCTGTTTTTTCAGTGGAGAGTCCCTGAGACTCTTCactgagactgacatcctgaccactcagGGTACTTATGGACCAGCTTGCCAGCCGATGGGACCAGACCCCGCTGCTgcaactgggacccttttgtccctggtctcctcctggcATGGACGACAGGTCAGAGTACCCTGACCAGGTAAAGAACAAGAGACTTTACTgacctctttctccttccttctctctttcctcttcttaaCCCTTCCTgtcctaccttttttttttttttcctcatctccCTCTCCTGGACTCAGGAGTCCAGTTGAAGGacctcagcctgagctgagagTTGGAGGCCTATCACCTTCACTTGGCAGATAACTTGAATTCTGGTTCTGTTCTGGTCTGGTTTCTGGTTTGAATTCTGGTTCCATTCTGGTCTGGTCTGGTTTCTGGTAGGGCTGAGTTCCAATCCTCCCTTCCCCAGAGCTCCAGGGTAAAGTCTGGTAACGCCTGGGTATCTGCAGGTGGCAAGAGACATCTATAAGGCCACCCCTTttgaccacccccccaccccgccttcctCCCCTTCTGCTTTCAACCTGGCCTCCattcctccctttgaaatctttgaagacctgagatattttcatttactctgttcatacttggatctgaagttctgcgtctctataggaggttttctgagagactgcaATCTTGTATTTTAAGGAGTGTCTGATTAGGATGactgggcatgtgtgtgtgttctgtgttgtgatttgtgatggccattttgctttgtgtGGCTGCCATTTTGTTTAGACCTGCTGCCATTTTGTTAGAGCTTGATTTTCTCTCCCTGTGCCTTGAGATCAGGCCTCTCAGAAATACTAATCTAGACCATCTCTAATTCCTGAGACTAAGGGGAAAATGGGaagaagcttttaaaatttttatttattccaactgttatttataaactattgaattttatattgtaatatctgATTCATGACTAAGTTTAGAAAATGAAGTTAAATCTTGCATTGAGGCTGTCTGGAtatgtgtgtgtctcagtgtgtgtctttgtctCTGGATAATATTATTGAGATTAATTAGTAAATGTGCTCTATTTAACTGGCTTAAAgaaaagtaagtgcttacaaaccAACAATTACAAATTAAactaaatgaatttcaggttcacGTGAACTGGAAAATGTTCAACATTGAATTATTACCTGGTAATACAGACATGTCTTTAGAACCATCAATAGGTAAAATACTTCTGTTGTACCTGGATTTACTAGAGGTCAAATAAGACTATATTCTATCGATTGCAAATTTGTTAACAAGAAAAGGAACACAATGTGGGAAAAACTTTTAAGGGAAGTGTTTTCGGTAAAAGAAGGTATGAAAAATGGAAAACTGCTGAAATAAGTGAGTTATGCATCATGAGgggttttcctggtagctcagctggtaaagaatccacctgcaatgcaggagaccctgatttgattcctgggttgggaagatcccctggaggagggcatggcaacccactccagtattcttgcctggagaatccccatggacagaggagcctggcgggctacagtccttggggttgcaaagaatcagacatgactgagcaactaaacaagcaTATTTGCTGCATTTTGGGGAAATTCCTCAGAGCTATCTTcacatttattctcttttctATTGTAGCCACTGTAGAccttgttgctgctactgctaagtcgctttagtcgtgtctgactctgtgcg from Bubalus kerabau isolate K-KA32 ecotype Philippines breed swamp buffalo chromosome 22, PCC_UOA_SB_1v2, whole genome shotgun sequence includes these protein-coding regions:
- the LOC129636975 gene encoding cytoplasmic dynein 1 light intermediate chain 1, encoding MAAVGRVGSFGSCPPGLTATYTGGPLANELASGNGGAAAGDDEDGQNLWSCILSEVSTRSRSKLPAGKNVLLLGEDGAGKTSLIRKIQGIEEYKKGRGLEYLYLNVHDEDRDDQTRCNVWILDGDPYHKGLLKFSLDAISLKDTLVMLVVDMSKPWTALDSLQKWASVVREHIDKLKIPPEEMKEMEQKLVRDFQEYVEPGEDFPASPQRRSTASQEDRDDSVLLPLGADTLTQNLGVPVLVVCTKCDAISVLEKEHDYRDEHFDFIQSHIRKFCLQYGAALIYTSVKENKNIDLVYKYIVQKLYGFPYKIPAVVVEKDAVFIPAGWDNDKKIGILHENFQTLKAEDNFEDIITKPPVRKFVHEKEIMAEDDQVFLMKLQSLLAKQPPTAAGRPVDASPRVPGGSPRTPNRSVSSNVASVSPIPAGSKKIDPNMKAGATSEGVLANFFNSLLSKKTGSPGGPGVGGGPGDGAAGGGGGLPSSAKKSGQKPVLSDVHAELDRIARKPVTVSTTTPTSPAEGEAS